In Flammeovirgaceae bacterium 311, one DNA window encodes the following:
- a CDS encoding xanthine dehydrogenase (COG1975 Xanthine and CO dehydrogenases maturation factor, XdhC/CoxF family) encodes MKESKQIIDTYIDYLQRGKYAALATVVRVEGSAYRRPGARMLIMEDGKWQGSISGGCLEGDALKKARQLMKGNSPEILTYDTTEKGAHALYLGLGCHGKIEILLEPLHTDSAENPLLRLKEYFEKEREGVMATVFNSNRLPLGTRYLYYESEPLAPAWQVYADGFAKALALGKSTNYLFEQEGDEHTEIFFEYLYPGFELHVFGAGMDVVPISEFAKILGWKVMVYDNCVAHLAPARIPKADALLHIDFCNASQNFEPGRYSAGLVMSHNYKFDANALQFLLDKPVPYVGLMGPRARFERMEGEFPELAAYTSSNRLFSPIGLDIGAENPEEIALAIVSEIKAFFAGRSGNSLRDRDQPINERQKTISIKLTALS; translated from the coding sequence ATGAAAGAATCAAAACAGATCATCGATACTTATATAGATTACCTGCAGCGGGGCAAATATGCTGCATTAGCCACCGTTGTGCGGGTTGAAGGTTCGGCCTATCGCAGGCCCGGTGCCCGGATGCTCATCATGGAAGATGGCAAATGGCAGGGATCTATCAGCGGAGGCTGCCTGGAAGGCGATGCCCTAAAAAAAGCCAGGCAATTGATGAAGGGAAACAGCCCGGAAATACTCACCTACGATACCACAGAAAAAGGAGCTCATGCGCTTTACTTGGGCCTTGGCTGCCATGGTAAAATAGAGATACTGCTCGAGCCCCTGCATACTGATAGTGCCGAAAACCCCCTGCTGCGCCTGAAGGAGTATTTTGAAAAGGAACGGGAAGGAGTGATGGCCACCGTTTTCAATAGCAACAGGCTACCCTTGGGTACACGTTATCTTTACTACGAAAGCGAACCACTAGCGCCTGCCTGGCAGGTGTATGCCGATGGTTTTGCCAAAGCACTGGCATTAGGAAAATCAACCAATTACTTGTTTGAACAGGAGGGGGACGAGCACACCGAGATCTTCTTTGAATATCTATACCCGGGTTTTGAGCTTCATGTATTTGGCGCAGGCATGGATGTGGTACCCATCAGTGAATTTGCGAAGATCCTGGGCTGGAAAGTAATGGTTTATGATAACTGTGTGGCCCACCTGGCACCGGCACGTATTCCAAAAGCGGATGCACTGCTTCACATTGATTTTTGCAATGCATCTCAGAATTTTGAACCCGGCAGGTATTCGGCTGGCCTGGTAATGTCGCATAACTATAAGTTTGATGCAAATGCACTACAGTTTCTGCTCGATAAACCAGTTCCCTATGTTGGGCTGATGGGCCCCCGGGCAAGGTTTGAGAGAATGGAAGGAGAATTTCCTGAACTGGCCGCTTACACATCAAGCAACAGGCTGTTTAGTCCTATTGGGCTGGATATTGGAGCAGAAAATCCGGAAGAAATTGCCCTGGCTATTGTCAGCGAGATTAAAGCTTTTTTTGCAGGCAGAAGCGGGAACAGCCTGCGGGACAGAGATCAGCCTATCAACGAGCGTCAGAAAACAATTAGCATCAAGCTTACAGCACTCTCATGA
- a CDS encoding GntR family transcriptional regulator (COG1167 Transcriptional regulators containing a DNA-binding HTH domain and an aminotransferase domain (MocR family) and their eukaryotic orthologs): MKFQHFYDAIQIDDLSATPKYLQLANAIISAIEDGVLKKDELLPSINEISFEYEVSRDTAEKGYKYLKGLGVLNSFPRKGYFISNVDFRQTLKIFLLFNKLSAHKKLIYDAFTAALGEHVLINFYIYNNDYSLFKKLLNNKKEDYSHYVIIPHFLEGGEKAPDLINALPKEKLVLLDKQIPGIDGEYAAVYENFEQDIFNALEEAREQLRKYQGIKLIFPENSYYPIEIVKGFKRFCIKYNFDWKVLSNISEEPIRKGEVYINVMEDDLIPLVERTIELNLKVGSEVGIISYNETPFKRIILNGITTISTDFKKLGTLAAKLVLENSKEHIEAPFRLKLRNSL, translated from the coding sequence ATGAAATTTCAGCATTTTTACGATGCCATACAGATAGATGATCTTTCAGCAACGCCCAAATACCTGCAGCTGGCCAATGCTATTATTAGTGCTATAGAAGATGGTGTGCTGAAAAAAGATGAGTTGCTCCCCTCTATCAACGAGATCAGCTTTGAATATGAAGTATCAAGAGATACTGCCGAGAAAGGCTACAAATATTTGAAAGGTCTGGGCGTTTTAAACTCCTTCCCCAGAAAAGGATATTTTATTTCTAATGTAGATTTTCGGCAAACGCTAAAGATTTTTTTGCTCTTCAACAAACTTAGTGCACATAAAAAACTTATTTATGATGCCTTCACTGCTGCACTGGGAGAGCATGTGCTCATTAACTTTTATATCTACAACAATGATTACAGCTTGTTTAAAAAGCTGCTGAACAACAAAAAAGAAGATTACTCCCACTATGTGATCATTCCTCACTTCCTCGAGGGTGGAGAGAAAGCGCCGGATCTTATCAATGCTTTACCAAAAGAAAAGCTTGTGCTCCTTGATAAACAGATTCCCGGTATTGATGGTGAGTATGCTGCCGTTTATGAAAATTTTGAACAGGACATCTTCAACGCACTGGAAGAGGCCCGGGAACAATTAAGAAAATACCAAGGCATTAAACTTATATTTCCCGAAAACAGCTACTATCCTATTGAGATAGTGAAAGGTTTCAAGAGGTTCTGCATCAAATACAATTTCGACTGGAAAGTCTTAAGCAATATATCCGAAGAACCAATCCGCAAAGGAGAAGTCTATATAAACGTAATGGAAGATGACCTGATTCCGCTGGTGGAGCGTACTATAGAGCTCAACCTGAAGGTGGGGAGCGAGGTAGGCATTATCTCCTATAATGAAACCCCCTTTAAAAGAATAATCCTGAACGGTATTACCACAATATCTACTGATTTTAAAAAACTGGGTACCCTGGCGGCAAAGCTGGTGCTGGAAAACTCAAAAGAACATATCGAAGCTCCTTTTCGGCTGAAACTTAGGAATTCGCTTTAG
- a CDS encoding Isoquinoline 1-oxidoreductase subunit beta (COG1529 Aerobic-type carbon monoxide dehydrogenase, large subunit CoxL/CutL homologs), translating into MNRRNFLKISSLVASGWLLAELVPVKAMLGLEETLPSCFEPHPLIKLCDDGKVVLYVMKQEMGQSVNRSLPLILAEELEVNPDDVVIENLPYNPTSGGDYNTWGSMSVRTGWLPLRTAGATARIMLIAAAAADWNVPAEECKAENSTIVHPGSGKSVPYSKLIDKASSMPVPQNPVLKDPKDFKLLGKGQKKLNIKQTLTGKTIYSFDVKLPGMLYATVVRCPVSNGKVKSWDDTALKEFDNSLQVVPVQAMGGGIDNRNGLAIVANNSWLALRGQQLLKVEWELGPHGATNTESLYQQLKEAISTTQPTDMYNAEGKAESFQPLNNSKAYTARYELPYLAHAAMEPVCCTAQHKDGKWDLWGGFQAPGLIADHLPKAFGIEKEALFVNLLQMGGAFGRKEKLDNAAEAMQLAKALNKPVKVFFSRADDTRMDFYRPASYHEISAVADRNSIKDWTHQQSITTWPDKNISGVHDGFGGAMGDLYYPTQSYSSAFYPVASPLPIGSWRSISYHHNVFVIESFIDELAQQQGIDPIQFRLNILKQPMPDGPIKDAFNPKRLETVLQKCAEAIGWSQKSADGHYKGIACCNYTHAQAYAAHAFEISISPENTLQIHKAVCVLDCGTIIDPDGLKAQIEGSLVWGLSAAIKEEVTVNQGAVVQQSYFDFDVMRMGEMPPFEIILIPSQEAPGGAGETAVPSIAPALTNALAAATGKRIRTLPVLKEGFKLV; encoded by the coding sequence ATGAACAGAAGAAACTTTTTGAAGATTTCCTCCCTGGTGGCTTCGGGCTGGCTGCTGGCAGAACTGGTGCCGGTAAAAGCCATGCTGGGACTGGAAGAGACACTCCCCAGCTGTTTTGAGCCCCACCCTCTCATCAAGTTATGCGACGATGGCAAGGTAGTGCTCTATGTAATGAAGCAGGAAATGGGACAAAGCGTTAATCGCTCTTTGCCTCTGATACTAGCAGAAGAACTGGAGGTAAATCCGGATGATGTAGTGATCGAAAACCTGCCCTACAACCCAACATCAGGCGGTGATTATAATACCTGGGGTAGTATGAGTGTGCGCACCGGCTGGTTACCCTTACGCACAGCAGGGGCTACCGCCCGAATCATGCTGATTGCTGCTGCCGCTGCAGACTGGAATGTTCCTGCGGAAGAATGTAAAGCTGAAAACAGCACCATCGTTCATCCGGGATCAGGCAAATCAGTGCCTTACAGTAAGCTGATCGACAAGGCCAGCAGTATGCCCGTTCCACAGAATCCGGTGCTGAAAGATCCAAAAGATTTTAAGTTGCTTGGGAAGGGACAGAAAAAGCTGAATATCAAACAAACCCTTACCGGCAAAACCATCTATAGTTTTGATGTGAAACTGCCTGGCATGTTATATGCCACTGTTGTACGCTGCCCGGTATCCAATGGCAAGGTAAAAAGCTGGGATGATACGGCCCTGAAAGAATTTGACAACAGCCTGCAGGTAGTGCCTGTTCAGGCAATGGGTGGTGGTATTGACAATAGAAACGGCCTGGCCATTGTAGCAAATAACAGCTGGCTAGCCTTGCGCGGCCAGCAACTGCTTAAAGTAGAATGGGAGCTGGGGCCTCATGGTGCTACCAATACTGAAAGTTTATACCAGCAGCTGAAAGAGGCTATTTCCACTACCCAGCCAACTGATATGTATAATGCTGAGGGAAAGGCTGAATCTTTTCAGCCGCTCAACAATTCGAAAGCCTATACTGCACGTTATGAATTGCCATACCTGGCCCATGCTGCCATGGAACCTGTATGCTGCACTGCACAACACAAGGATGGGAAATGGGACCTTTGGGGTGGTTTTCAGGCCCCTGGACTGATTGCTGATCATTTACCTAAAGCCTTTGGGATAGAAAAGGAGGCCCTATTTGTAAACCTGCTGCAAATGGGTGGTGCTTTTGGCCGCAAAGAAAAACTGGATAATGCAGCAGAGGCCATGCAGTTGGCAAAAGCGCTGAACAAACCTGTGAAGGTGTTCTTCAGCCGAGCTGATGATACACGAATGGACTTTTACCGGCCTGCGAGTTATCATGAAATTTCGGCAGTGGCAGACAGGAACAGCATAAAAGACTGGACACACCAGCAATCCATTACCACCTGGCCCGACAAAAACATATCAGGCGTGCATGATGGGTTTGGTGGAGCCATGGGAGATCTTTATTACCCTACACAAAGCTATAGCAGTGCTTTTTACCCGGTAGCTTCACCCCTTCCCATTGGCTCCTGGCGCTCCATCTCCTATCATCATAATGTATTTGTGATCGAAAGCTTTATAGATGAGCTGGCGCAGCAGCAAGGAATAGATCCTATACAGTTCCGGCTTAACATCCTGAAGCAACCTATGCCCGATGGGCCGATCAAAGATGCTTTCAACCCCAAACGGCTTGAGACAGTGCTGCAAAAATGCGCTGAAGCAATTGGCTGGTCGCAAAAGTCTGCTGATGGGCACTATAAAGGCATCGCCTGCTGCAACTACACCCATGCACAGGCCTATGCTGCCCATGCTTTCGAGATCAGCATCAGCCCCGAGAATACCCTGCAGATACACAAGGCAGTTTGCGTGCTGGATTGCGGCACCATTATAGATCCGGATGGCCTGAAGGCACAAATAGAAGGTAGCCTGGTATGGGGCTTAAGCGCAGCGATCAAGGAGGAAGTAACGGTAAACCAGGGAGCAGTCGTGCAGCAGTCTTACTTTGATTTTGATGTAATGCGGATGGGTGAAATGCCACCCTTCGAAATCATCCTAATCCCCAGCCAGGAAGCCCCTGGTGGAGCCGGGGAAACAGCAGTTCCTTCCATTGCACCAGCCCTCACCAATGCCTTAGCAGCCGCTACGGGTAAACGCATAAGAACACTGCCTGTTCTGAAGGAAGGATTTAAGCTGGTATGA
- a CDS encoding sialate O-acetylesterase: MKYILKQLVKGVGCCLILQLGGSQLLAKVKLPALFADNMVLQQQEKVALWGWADPGERVEIRGSWHPAAVASVTADPEGKWKTTLKTAKAGGPYTLTFKGLNTIILEQVLLGEVWICSGQSNMHFPVAPIENSGWASGVVNYEQELAEANYPTIRMFTVERKVADIPQEDVEGSWEICSPETVGDFSAVAYFFARELNNRTGLPVGLINASWGGTPAESWTRKEILEEDADFRPILTRYQKDLEKYPEAMKAYQLALANWQKEAEGKKSRGENSGAAPREPIGQNHHRSPFKLYNAMIAPIIPYTIKGAIWYQGESNANRAYQYRKLFPAMISNWRQDWNLDFPFYFAQIAPHRGQRPEIREAQLMTLQSVPKTGMAVLTDAGDSLDIHPQNKQVVGKRLALWALAKDYNKKIAYSGPLYKSMKVKEGKIYLEFEHTEGGLLAIGGPLREFNIAGADQQFVPAQAEIEGKKVVVWSDSVADPVAVRFAWKRVPEPNFYNGAGLPASPFRTDQWKTETYTAR; the protein is encoded by the coding sequence ATGAAATACATCCTGAAGCAGTTAGTCAAAGGTGTTGGCTGCTGCCTGATATTACAGCTGGGAGGAAGCCAGCTGCTGGCTAAGGTTAAATTACCCGCTCTTTTTGCTGACAATATGGTGCTGCAACAGCAGGAAAAAGTAGCTTTATGGGGTTGGGCCGATCCAGGTGAAAGAGTTGAGATCAGGGGGAGCTGGCATCCGGCAGCAGTGGCATCTGTTACGGCAGATCCGGAGGGAAAGTGGAAAACCACTCTTAAAACAGCAAAAGCAGGAGGCCCCTATACCCTTACCTTTAAAGGACTTAACACCATTATCCTAGAGCAGGTACTTCTGGGAGAAGTCTGGATCTGCTCGGGCCAGAGTAATATGCACTTCCCTGTAGCTCCCATTGAAAATTCAGGCTGGGCCTCTGGGGTGGTAAATTACGAGCAGGAGCTTGCAGAAGCTAATTATCCTACCATACGTATGTTTACTGTAGAGCGAAAAGTAGCAGATATACCGCAGGAAGATGTGGAAGGCAGCTGGGAAATTTGCAGTCCTGAAACCGTAGGAGACTTCTCGGCAGTTGCTTACTTTTTTGCCAGGGAACTTAATAATCGAACTGGACTGCCGGTTGGACTGATCAATGCTTCCTGGGGCGGAACCCCTGCAGAAAGCTGGACCAGAAAAGAAATCCTGGAAGAAGATGCTGATTTCAGGCCTATCCTCACTCGTTACCAGAAGGACCTGGAAAAATATCCTGAAGCCATGAAAGCATATCAGCTGGCCCTGGCGAACTGGCAGAAAGAGGCTGAAGGAAAAAAGAGCAGGGGCGAAAATTCCGGTGCCGCACCCAGAGAACCCATTGGTCAGAATCACCATAGATCACCCTTCAAGCTATATAATGCCATGATTGCCCCCATTATTCCCTACACCATCAAAGGTGCCATCTGGTACCAGGGTGAGTCGAATGCCAATCGGGCATACCAATATCGTAAGTTATTTCCTGCCATGATCAGCAACTGGCGACAGGACTGGAACCTGGATTTCCCTTTTTATTTTGCACAAATTGCTCCCCACCGCGGCCAGCGGCCGGAGATCAGGGAAGCTCAGTTAATGACACTGCAGTCAGTACCTAAAACCGGCATGGCTGTGTTGACAGATGCCGGTGATTCACTGGACATTCACCCACAGAATAAGCAGGTGGTAGGAAAACGTCTGGCCCTATGGGCACTGGCAAAGGATTATAACAAAAAAATAGCTTATAGCGGACCACTATACAAATCTATGAAAGTCAAGGAAGGAAAGATTTATCTGGAGTTTGAGCATACAGAGGGAGGTCTGTTAGCAATAGGCGGCCCACTGAGAGAATTCAACATTGCCGGTGCCGATCAGCAGTTTGTACCGGCACAAGCAGAGATAGAGGGGAAAAAGGTAGTGGTCTGGAGTGATAGCGTAGCTGATCCGGTAGCAGTGCGATTTGCCTGGAAACGTGTTCCGGAGCCAAATTTTTATAATGGGGCAGGTTTGCCTGCTTCCCCCTTTCGGACAGACCAGTGGAAGACAGAAACTTATACCGCGCGCTAA
- a CDS encoding 4-diphosphocytidyl-2c-methyl-d-erythritol synthase (COG2068 Uncharacterized MobA-related protein) yields MKVCALLLAAGASSRLGRPKQLLEKEGRSLLQLSIETALVAELDPVFVVLGAREAEIRAQIRQQPVQLIYNPDWQEGIGSSIREGIKHIMEAGSYSAVVIMLCDQLLISAAHLQSLVKAYQQQQIPVVATSYQDQAGVPALFDQSFFPHLKQLSGDTGARKLISQHRDKVQLIQYEAAGVDIDTAEDALRAGLT; encoded by the coding sequence ATGAAAGTGTGCGCCTTGTTGCTGGCAGCGGGTGCATCCAGCAGGCTGGGTAGGCCCAAGCAGCTACTGGAAAAAGAGGGTAGAAGTCTGCTGCAGCTAAGCATCGAAACAGCTCTTGTTGCTGAACTTGACCCTGTATTTGTAGTTTTAGGCGCCCGTGAGGCAGAAATAAGGGCGCAGATCAGGCAGCAGCCAGTGCAGCTCATTTATAATCCAGACTGGCAGGAGGGCATTGGCAGCAGCATCCGTGAAGGTATAAAACACATCATGGAGGCAGGCAGTTACAGTGCGGTAGTCATCATGCTTTGCGATCAGCTACTCATTTCAGCTGCACATCTGCAAAGCCTTGTAAAAGCTTATCAGCAGCAGCAAATTCCAGTAGTGGCCACATCTTACCAGGACCAGGCAGGGGTGCCTGCTCTTTTCGATCAATCCTTTTTTCCGCATCTTAAACAGCTGTCAGGCGATACAGGTGCCCGCAAACTCATTAGCCAGCACAGAGATAAGGTACAGCTCATACAATATGAAGCAGCCGGAGTAGATATTGATACTGCGGAAGATGCATTGCGTGCAGGTTTAACCTAA
- a CDS encoding G-D-S-L family lipolytic protein (COG2755 Lysophospholipase L1 and related esterases): MKLGIIKLSVLITSVLLLAFQPAGKKPIKVYLIGDSTMSIKDTRKYPETGWGMPFAHFFDEKVAVDNRAKNGRSTKTFLSENLWQPVLNQLKEGDWVFIQFGHNDESPEKVGRYTTPTEYKTNLTRYITESRSKGANPVLLTPVARRSFDASGKIQETHGEYSDLARAVAREQQVPLIDMDKKTQQLLQEFGPEHSKLLFLQLKPGEHPNYPNGVDDNTHFSELGARLVAQLVLAEVKAQNLPLAERIYKPDPK, encoded by the coding sequence ATGAAATTAGGCATTATCAAATTATCAGTCCTTATCACCAGCGTGCTGTTGCTGGCATTTCAGCCAGCGGGTAAAAAGCCGATAAAAGTATACTTGATTGGTGACTCAACCATGTCGATAAAAGACACAAGAAAATATCCTGAAACAGGCTGGGGCATGCCTTTCGCCCATTTTTTTGATGAGAAGGTTGCAGTAGATAACCGGGCCAAAAACGGACGCAGTACCAAAACGTTCCTTTCTGAAAACTTATGGCAGCCGGTGCTGAACCAGCTGAAAGAAGGCGACTGGGTGTTCATCCAGTTTGGCCATAATGATGAGTCGCCGGAGAAAGTAGGCCGTTACACCACTCCCACTGAGTACAAAACGAACTTAACCCGCTACATCACCGAAAGCAGGAGCAAGGGGGCAAACCCGGTACTGCTCACGCCCGTAGCCCGCAGAAGCTTTGATGCCTCTGGAAAGATTCAGGAAACCCATGGAGAATACTCTGATCTGGCCCGTGCCGTAGCCCGGGAGCAGCAGGTGCCACTCATCGATATGGATAAAAAGACACAGCAATTACTGCAGGAGTTTGGGCCGGAGCATTCAAAACTGCTTTTCCTCCAGCTAAAGCCTGGAGAGCATCCTAATTATCCAAATGGTGTAGATGATAATACCCACTTCAGCGAATTAGGTGCACGCCTGGTAGCTCAGCTGGTGCTGGCTGAGGTAAAGGCACAAAACCTGCCCCTGGCAGAGCGCATATATAAACCAGATCCAAAATAA
- a CDS encoding putative lipoprotein, translated as MRVISIKQVAIAVLSLSLYAACTTTKTEIWKLNRLELIGGHKTTVWGNPSIINTEEGGQAIEFDGIDDGLLLETNPLAGADRFTIEVIYKPYPGYPQNREQRFLHIQDPQNDNRRILMELRLNDRDQWYPDLFIRTDSASLTLIDSTKTFPVGAWARLRLIYQEGQLKGYVNGEEVLSGEIQYMPISPAAKTSIGVRMNQVSWFRGAIQSVSITNQALEPSP; from the coding sequence ATGCGGGTAATTTCCATCAAGCAGGTGGCAATAGCCGTGCTAAGCCTATCACTTTATGCTGCCTGTACCACTACAAAAACAGAAATCTGGAAGCTCAACAGGCTGGAATTGATAGGCGGTCATAAGACAACAGTGTGGGGAAACCCCTCCATCATCAATACTGAGGAGGGCGGGCAGGCGATTGAGTTTGATGGAATAGATGATGGCTTACTCCTGGAAACAAACCCCTTAGCGGGCGCTGACAGATTTACCATAGAAGTTATATACAAGCCTTATCCAGGCTACCCCCAAAACCGCGAGCAGCGATTCCTCCATATTCAGGATCCTCAGAATGACAATCGCCGCATCCTGATGGAGCTGCGGCTGAACGATCGTGATCAGTGGTACCCCGACCTGTTTATCCGTACCGACAGTGCTTCACTCACCCTTATTGATTCCACAAAAACCTTTCCGGTAGGAGCATGGGCACGCTTACGTCTTATCTATCAGGAGGGGCAGCTGAAAGGCTATGTAAACGGTGAGGAAGTTTTATCCGGAGAAATACAATACATGCCCATCAGTCCCGCAGCCAAAACTTCCATAGGAGTTCGAATGAATCAGGTGTCCTGGTTCAGAGGAGCAATCCAATCAGTCAGTATTACAAACCAGGCGCTGGAGCCTTCTCCTTGA
- a CDS encoding lactate utilization protein B/C (COG1556 Uncharacterized conserved protein), protein MSSSREHILYALAKNQPPLAPLPLLPVVDAAGTNLQEKFTQTAINIGSSVHVVKDYQQVENILKQQFTKTRRVVSRIEKSRIFSGENQQLPLDPHALEAVDLAILQGQLGVAENSSIWIEEDLLGARVLPFICQHLALIIRQKEIVASMHQAYEIIAEKDYGYGVFIAGPSKTADIEQSLVLGAHGPRSLSVFILVEEQEKDY, encoded by the coding sequence ATGAGTAGCAGCAGAGAACATATTCTTTACGCCCTGGCTAAAAATCAACCACCTCTTGCACCCCTGCCCCTGCTGCCTGTTGTAGATGCAGCCGGCACCAATCTGCAGGAAAAGTTTACACAAACAGCCATCAATATTGGCAGCAGTGTACATGTAGTGAAAGATTATCAGCAGGTAGAGAATATCCTGAAACAACAGTTCACCAAGACCAGGCGGGTAGTTTCCCGAATAGAAAAATCCCGAATATTTTCCGGTGAAAACCAGCAGCTTCCCCTGGACCCGCACGCCCTGGAGGCAGTAGATCTTGCCATACTGCAGGGGCAACTGGGGGTAGCGGAAAACAGTTCAATCTGGATAGAAGAAGATCTGCTGGGCGCCCGGGTGCTGCCTTTCATCTGCCAGCACTTGGCCCTTATTATTCGTCAGAAGGAAATCGTAGCCAGCATGCACCAGGCTTATGAAATCATTGCAGAGAAAGACTATGGCTATGGGGTTTTTATTGCAGGTCCATCCAAAACAGCCGACATAGAACAGTCGCTGGTGCTCGGTGCTCATGGGCCCAGAAGCTTAAGTGTTTTTATTTTAGTAGAAGAACAGGAAAAAGATTATTAA
- a CDS encoding Isoquinoline 1-oxidoreductase (COG2080 Aerobic-type carbon monoxide dehydrogenase, small subunit CoxS/CutS homologs): MPTYTLSINGKSHKIEVPAAMPLLWILRDELQYTGTKYGCGVGACGACTVQVDGQAYRSCLLNASFCEGKKVTTVEGLSEDATHPVQQAWIELNVPQCGYCQSGQMMAATALLKEHPEPTDEQIDAVMSQIICRCGTYYRIRQAIHKAAELNSLTRR; encoded by the coding sequence ATGCCTACCTACACATTATCGATAAACGGGAAAAGCCACAAAATAGAGGTGCCTGCTGCCATGCCTCTGCTGTGGATCCTGAGAGATGAGCTTCAATATACCGGCACCAAGTATGGTTGTGGTGTAGGAGCCTGCGGTGCCTGTACGGTACAGGTGGATGGACAAGCCTACAGATCCTGCCTGCTGAATGCTTCTTTTTGTGAAGGGAAGAAAGTAACAACGGTAGAGGGTTTATCTGAAGATGCCACACACCCGGTGCAGCAGGCATGGATAGAGCTAAACGTGCCACAGTGTGGCTACTGCCAGTCCGGACAGATGATGGCCGCTACGGCCTTACTTAAAGAACACCCAGAGCCAACTGATGAACAGATAGATGCCGTGATGTCACAAATCATCTGCCGTTGCGGCACCTACTACCGCATCCGCCAGGCCATCCATAAAGCAGCAGAATTAAATAGTTTAACCAGGCGCTAG